The Metallosphaera hakonensis JCM 8857 = DSM 7519 genome includes the window TACATAGTCAAGGGAGAGGAAATCAGGGACTTCCTTCAAAGGAGCAACTTCAGGTTCGAGGTCAGACTTCCTTCCCTTGAGGAAATATACATGAGGTTATTTCAATGAAATTCTTTACTCTTGTAGAAATATATCTCAGGCAGATCCGCTTTTATCTACTAACTACCCTCTTCTTCTTGGTACTCTTTCCCTTAGCCCTTATCTTCAATCTCCCCAGTTTCAACACCTTGGTGGGCACCATGACTCTATTCATCTTCCTGGACGGTTTCCTGTCAATTTCACAACAGATTTCGTTCATGAAAACCGAGGGACATTTAACCTTGCTCTACGTTTCTGGCTCGCCCAAGTGGTTGACAGCGATCTCTACGGCCTTCGTAACCTTGGTTATCTCCATCCCGCTTGCATTAATGATCGTGCTAATATCGGGAAGGGCGATAGAACTTAACGTCAATTGGGTTTACTTGACGGCGACGTTGATTTTGTCGTTATTGGGATCAGTCCTGTTGGGTCTTGATCTTGGATTGACCTTTACGCAGAGACAGGTAAATCAGCTATCTCAAGTCCTGGGACTGGGTCTGTCCTTCTTCGCGCCGACGTTCGTTCCCTTTTCTTCCCTTCCCATATACTTTAGGGTGCCCTCTCTCTTGGAGCCTACGACCTACGTTGCCCAGGCACTTAGAAGTGATCTTCAGGGAAGTTTCTCTTGGGAGTGGAATCTTGGAATAGTGGTGATAATATTCATATCTATCCTGATATACTCGAGGGCAAGTAGAAGGCCTTAGTTATTTCTCTGATGGAAGAGAGTTGATATTCTAAAGATAGTGGGAATCCTCGGTCTCTAAAAACCGATTTTTACCACCTGTATACCTATTGATCAAGGAAACGACGTTTGCTTCCGATGAGTTCCCAACGTTGTATATTCAGGGTAAGTAGATGTAATCACCAAGGGAATTATTAAGTGCTGTTCAATGGGAAACAGTTATCAATTCCCAATTCATTAGGGAACTATGGCTACATTAATCGGACGAAGGGGTGATGGTCCAAGGAAGTTCAGGGAGTTGATGTCAACAAAGGAGATCATCCTCGCCCCCGGAGCCTTTAATTCCCTTTCGGCCAGGCTCATTGAGTCCACCGGTTTCGACGCTGTTTACATGACCGGTTTCGGAACTTCGGCAAGCCTTCTTGGATACCCGGACGTTGGACTCCTAACCATGAGCGAGATGGTTGAGAACGCTAGGAGGATAGTCAATTCCGTGAATCTACCCGTCATAGCCGATGCCGACACGGGGTATGGCAACCCAATCAACGTAATTAGGACAATCCAAGAATACGAGAAAGCTGGAGTTGCGGGTATTCACATAGAGGACCAAGTGTTTCCAAAGAAATGCGGGCACATCTCAGGAAAGGAGACCGTATCCCTTGAAGATATGGTTCAAAAGATAAGTGCAGCTAAGGACGCCAAGAGTAGAGACTTCGTTTTAATTGCTAGAACTGACGCAATCGCAGTTGAGGGATTGGAGAGTGCCCTAGAGAGGGCAAAACAATACTATAGGGCAGGGGCCGATATGTTATTTGTGGAAGCTCCAGAATCGGTAGAACAGGTGGAGACGATTTCTAAGGAACTAAGGGGAATACCCCTGTTGTTCAATTGGGCGGAAGGCGGAAAGACGCCTCCTCTGGACCTTGAGACGCTCAAGAAGTTCGGCTTTAAGGTTGTAATATTTCCAATAAGTACCCTCCTTTCCGCGACTCTAGCCATGAGGAATGTCCTTGAGCAGATAAGGAAGGATGGTACTCCAATCAACGTAATGGACAAACTCTATCCCTTCAGGAATTTCCTAGAGTTCATTGGGTTGCCAGAGGTACAAAATCTTGAGAAGAAGTATAAGAGCAAATAAGGACTATTTTAATATTTTCATTATCATCATCTTTACTAGATATGCTTCAAAAATCTTAACCTATATTTTATTCTCGATATCAAGCTATCTTATGATCAAGATTTACTCAATGACGCTGGATCTTTGGTTATGCTCAGGTAGAATGCTGACATGATGTTCATGATTAACGAAAACTGTCAGTTATGAGCTAATTTTGAGCTAGGTTTTGAACAGAACTCTGCATTTCTCCTGAACCGATCCATATGTGAAGTTTACTTTGAAGGTATTTTTTCGTTGTTATTAAATATTATATGATCGTGTTTTTCCCTCATCAATAACTGATCATCATCAAAAATTTTCTAAGAAGTCAATAAAATTTTTCAATTAAGTTTATTAGAAATATTTACCATATTTTTTTAAATAGGCTTATTTCTGGCGTCGAGGTCAATTTACTTTTTCCTTCCATAAGCTTTCTCTCGACTTTCTCTATATTCATCAACATTTTCTCCTCGTCCACCTCCCATTTACCTGTAGTAGTGAAGTGCTCATAGGGAATTGATGCAGTGAGGAGATATTCGAACCTAGGCATAAAGGGATGAGCCATAACTTTTGCGCTTACATTAAGATTATATTTTAGTTCAGAAATGTATTTCAATATAGGCTGAATCATGTTATCTTCTGGAAAGATAGCAGCATAAAAAGTTCCATCTCTTAACTTATAAACGTGAGTTAACGTTGGTATTCTGGTAAGATCATGGAGTAAATCCTCGTTATCAAATATAATGCTCAATCTAGTATGCTTCCCTCCATTTAGCCTTACCATGAAACCGGTTATGATTCCTTTTCCAATTAAATGTTCGTGATAATGTTTTAAAACAGTTCTATATTTTACTCCCATAATTTCAGCAACCTGCTTCAATGAAAGAGTATTATGCATCTGTTTGATTCCAATAATCGAGAGGTCTAGCATATCAGGCTTAAAACCATCACTAAGATCTGGTAAATACATAGGCCGCCTTTGGGATACCAGGAAATCATCTTTATATCTTCCTAGGCTAAAATCATATGATGAAAAGTCATAAAGGAATTGTAATGTTTCCTGAATCTTGTTAATTCTAGAATATCTTAATAGATCTCTAGACTCAAGCTCATCCAGTATCCTTTTGAAAGAACTCTCATATCCCTGCGGTATCCATAAAAATGTGATAGATTCATCAGGAGAATAAGAATTTTTTAATATTGCTCCAGGAAAACCATCTAAAATATCGTATATGTCTACCAGGTGTACTAACGGGTGCAAGAATCCTTCTATAAAATATAGCTGTAATCCCAACGGCTCTGGTCGAACCAAATATGATATTAGTAATGAGAACCTCTTTTTCAGGAAGTTCAGCATATTCTCGGTATCATCGTAATTGATTAAAGCTCCTAATATCCTAGAATTAATGTCACCATAACGTTGCAGTTTGTTTAACAAGTAAGCAATTTTTGAATCATCAAACTCGTTGGGCTCTATCATTCTCATTATATCATAAGTAACTTTTTGTTAATAAAGACAATGCTCCATATAGCTCCCAATCTAGGTAGGTGAGGGAGGAGGCTTTGAGGATGCATTCTAATATGGGCATGAGGGCCATATCCAGGATGCTCAACGTACTGCAGGGTACTATTTTCTTATGGGTTAAGCACTATGGTAGGCATAGGTATGAGAACATTGTGAAGTTGCAGAGGCTAAGGATTCGATCAAGGGAGAATACTAAGGTCGTCGACTAGATGCAGATTTACTTGTATAGAGTCATTAGAGCATTCTAGAAGCAGGTCCTGACTTGCTATGTTTACATGTGAGAATGTCCGGAATGTAAAAAATAATTTTCATCAATGATTAAGGTTTTCATGATGTTACCTCAAGCTCGACCCCTATTAGTGTTACTCGAAATGTAGAATCAATTATTCTTATCTTATTCTATTGAAACAAATTGAAATCGCAATGGACACTAGTATTTCTGACAAGTTCTCAGTTAGGGACAAGAGATGTATAGGTCAAATACTTACTGGAACTACTAGCGTGAATCATGTATACTATATCCTGCTCATGAAATAAGATTAAAATTCACAAAATAATGTGAGAATAACTTGAATGCCATAAAGGTTTGCTTTGTAGTAAACATCATTCTAAATAATATTCTAAACAGACCCACCGTCAGTGTCCGAAAGACCAGCGTGTATCACGATTCCGTGGGCTGCTAATAATAAGGAGGTTGCCATGGCTCCCATCACAACTAGCTTTATAACGAATTGGGTTTGGATTGGATTTAACTTTATCATTTTTGGTCAATTATCAATTGTTCTAAACAACTTTTTAATTTTTTTATAATAACTCTAAGTAAATTCAATTTTACGCTCATTTACTGACGCAGAACAATTAACAATTTATAAGAAACAACGGTTGTAAGTAAACGAATTTCAGCTACAACTAGTCTTTTCTAGTGTATTACGGTATAAAAGCTTTTATACAGACTGTGTGTTGTGGATCGCTTCAGAATTATACAAAAATTTTTAAATAATCGCGTCGAGTATTACTCATGGAGAGGAGCAAGTACACTAGTATTTCCAGTAAGTATTCGACCTAGACATCTCTTGTCCCAAGCTGAGAACTTGTCGGAAACACTAACGAGGGACTGGAGCAAGTACGACGAGAACGTGGTAACTAGGTACGAGTTGATGTTCCCGTTCTACGTCTTCGAGCACTGATGGGAATTACTTCAGGAGGAGAACAGGCACGCTAGGACCAAGTACAAGGCGCCCAAGGAGTTCAACGACTTCCTAGCCTTCCTGCACGTGTTCTTTCCTTACAGGGGAGTGGAAGGGGTGCTTAGGGCATTAGAGAGGACGGGAATCATCCCCACGAGCTTGGACTACTCCACCGTGTGGAAGAGGGTCTCGGAAATGGAGTTGACCTTCCCCGAGACCAACGAGGAGCTTGAGGTAATAGCTGATGGCACGGGTATCACGGATAGGGGAGGTCAGTACGTGGTCGCGAGGTGGGGTAAGAAGAGGTACTCCAAGTTCCTCAAGATCGAGGTGGTCATGGACAAGGGAGAGTTCAACGTGATCAGCGCCGAGGTCACGACCAACGAAGTGGGCGGCTCAGGAGTCCATTGCGAATTGTATTTTCTAGCTCTGAATTAGGCTTATCCAATGTACAAATTATTGGGTACATTTCGGATAAAGTGAGAGGAATGAAGAAGACTGTAATATTATTACAGTGATGAGAAAATAAGTGAATAGGTTGTAGTAGAGCGCTATGGCCCGCGCGAGCTGTAGTATCCTCCAGGGAGAGTGAAACAACCCGAACCTCCTCCTCTCCAGGAGGGAGTTGAAGGACTCGACCAGGTTGTTGGTCTTAAGCCACTTCCAGAGCTTCTTGTCGGCGATGAGGTAGCTTAGAAGAGTCGGGTTGGTCTCGGGCTTGATCTTGCCGAGCTCGGCTGACGAGGTGATCGCGTCCAGGGCCTCCCTTTCCTCCTTGGTCGCGCGACGCTTGAGGTGGACCAGGCAGCCCTGCCTCCCCACGTGAAGTTCAGCTAGGGAGATCGCCCTGTCCAAGGCCTTGATCCCGTCAGCTACCACCAGGACGAAGCTGGTCTTCTTCCAGACCCTGACCAGGAGACTCCAATATAGCAGTTGTTCTATTTTCCCTCGGTAATACGAAATTCATGGTACTATCGAAAAAGTTTTTAGATTGATGTCTTGTTGAGTGAAAATTGTGAAGTCCCAGAAAGAGAACGAGCTGGACGTCGCGAGGAGCGAGTTCATCAGGGCCTTCAATTTCGTAACTGGGATACTTAGGATGAAGAGGCTGAGCAGGAAGGTCGCGTTGGGTTTAGCGCTCATGGTATTGATCGGAGGAAGGGCAAGTATTAGGAACGCCTCCATCTCGTTCGGGCTGAACTACGCGAACTTGTTGAGGGCGCTGGAGCACCT containing:
- a CDS encoding ABC transporter permease → MKFFTLVEIYLRQIRFYLLTTLFFLVLFPLALIFNLPSFNTLVGTMTLFIFLDGFLSISQQISFMKTEGHLTLLYVSGSPKWLTAISTAFVTLVISIPLALMIVLISGRAIELNVNWVYLTATLILSLLGSVLLGLDLGLTFTQRQVNQLSQVLGLGLSFFAPTFVPFSSLPIYFRVPSLLEPTTYVAQALRSDLQGSFSWEWNLGIVVIIFISILIYSRASRRP
- a CDS encoding isocitrate lyase/PEP mutase family protein, whose protein sequence is MATLIGRRGDGPRKFRELMSTKEIILAPGAFNSLSARLIESTGFDAVYMTGFGTSASLLGYPDVGLLTMSEMVENARRIVNSVNLPVIADADTGYGNPINVIRTIQEYEKAGVAGIHIEDQVFPKKCGHISGKETVSLEDMVQKISAAKDAKSRDFVLIARTDAIAVEGLESALERAKQYYRAGADMLFVEAPESVEQVETISKELRGIPLLFNWAEGGKTPPLDLETLKKFGFKVVIFPISTLLSATLAMRNVLEQIRKDGTPINVMDKLYPFRNFLEFIGLPEVQNLEKKYKSK